Proteins encoded in a region of the Diabrotica virgifera virgifera chromosome 4, PGI_DIABVI_V3a genome:
- the LOC126883613 gene encoding uncharacterized protein LOC126883613, with amino-acid sequence MVGRMSKRDIVNIYRDQNISQSTIYRTIRECEEGIPCANLRKSGRPRILNHIREARLIEAAKNKIGVSQRKLVRRFHVGKTTVYRTLSSNNIIYRKRRKAPKYTEDQLERIPRCCRALRRVHFVNKLIVMDDEKYFTLSKSEMKGNDGFYTNDYENVPDEIKFKSKKKFEDKILVWCAISEAGFISQPYIGVGGEALNANIYIQRCLSKLLQFVNTHHANDQIVFWPDLASCHYARITRDWYETNNITFAPKPDNPPNLPQARPIEEFWAILSRKVYNNRWEAQNQEQLRRRIFTKIREIDAEVVQRMMQRVSGIIRQIENNGPFSVI; translated from the coding sequence ATGGTTGGGCGAATGTCGAAACgagatattgttaatatttatcGAGATCAAAACATAAGCCAATCGACAATTTATCGCACAATCAGAGAATGTGAAGAAGGGATACCATGTGCTAACTTGCGTAAAAGTGGCCGACCGCGGATTTTGAACCATATAAGAGAGGCAAGACTGATTGAAGCAGCTAAGAACAAAATTGGGGTCTCACAGCGAAAACTGGTCAGAAGATTTCATGTTGGAAAGACTACAGTATACAGGACCCTATCGAGTAACAATATTATCTACCGGAAAAGAAGGAAAGCTCCAAAATACACAGAGGATCAATTAGAGAGAATTCCGAGATGTTGCCGCGCGTTAAGGCGAGTGCATTTCGTCAACAAGTTGATCGTGATGGACgatgaaaaatattttactttgtCCAAGTCTGAGATGAAGGGTAACGATGGGTTTTACACGAACGATTACGAAAATGTACCTgatgaaataaaattcaaaagtaaGAAAAAATTTGAGGACAAAATTTTGGTATGGTGTGCAATTTCTGAGGCTGGCTTTATCTCACAGCCCTACATTGGTGTTGGAGGCGAAGCCTTAAACGCAAATATTTATATTCAAAGATGTCTCTCTAAATTGCTTCAGTTTGTGAACACACATCATGCAAATGATCAAATAGTCTTTTGGCCAGATCTTGCTTCATGTCATTACGCGAGGATCACAAGGGACTGGTACGAAACTAACAACATTACCTTTGCACCGAAACCAGACAATCCCCCCAACCTACCTCAGGCTCGTCCAATTGAAGAGTTCTGGGCAATATTAAGTCGGAAAGTCTATAATAACAGATGGGAAGCACAAAATCAGGAACAGTTAAGACGCCGCATATTTACAAAAATTAGAGAAATTGACGCCGAGGTCGTCCAAAGGATGATGCAACGTGTCAGTGGAATTATTAGGCAAATCGAAAATAATGGTCCCTTTTCTGTCAtttga